Proteins from one Podospora pseudocomata strain CBS 415.72m chromosome 4, whole genome shotgun sequence genomic window:
- the PEX11 gene encoding Peroxisomal membrane protein PMP27 (COG:U; antiSMASH:Cluster_5; BUSCO:EOG0926436T; EggNog:ENOG503NWIA) — MVADAVIYHPTITHYLKFVGTTVGRDKLLRTLQYFARFYAWYLLRTNATKTAIQPWETMKKQFGLVRKVLRAGKNVEHFKAAALAADNKTMDPVLRYTAVGRQLGYAGYLSMDLLTLLDATGIKKSPNAKRLQQEAYRFWAAGITFSIVGQLYTLWQLKKREEKVDRKEGEGVVEGKRIAKERAASRLQLTSDICDITVPLSALAWVNFDDGIVGLAGTVSSLLGVYSQWNKTA, encoded by the exons ATGGTCGCCGACGCAGTAATctaccaccccaccatcacccactACCTCAAGTTCGTCGGCACCACCGTCGGCCGCGACAAGCTCCTCCGCACGCTCCAGTATTTTGCCCGCTTCTACGCCTGGTACCTCCTCCGCACCAACGCGACCAAGACGGCCATCCAACCATGGGAGACCATGAAGAAGCAGTTCGGCCTCGTCCGCAAGGTCCTCCGCGCGGGCAAAAACGTCGAGCACTTCAAGGCTGCCGCGCTGGCGGCGGACAACAAGACGATGGACCCCGTGCTGAGATACACTGCCGTGGGGAGGCAGCTCGGTTACGCGGGGTATCTCTCGATGGATCTGCTGACGTTGCTGGATGCGACGGGGATCAAGAAGAGCCCTAACGCGAAGAGGCTGCAGCAGGAGGCGTATAGGTTTTGGGCTGCGGGGATTACGTTTAGTATTGTTGGGCAGCTGTATACGCTTTggcagttgaagaagagggaggagaaggttgatcggaaggagggggagggggtggtggaggggaagaggattgCCAA GGAACGTGCGGCTAGCAGGTTGCAGCTTACTTCGGATATCTGCGACATTACTGTTCCTCTTTCTGCTCTGGCCTGGGTCAACTTTGATGATGGCATTGTTGGTTTGGCTGGTACCGTCAGCAGCTTGCTGGGTGTGTACTCGCAGTGGAACAAGACCGCCTAG